From one Melioribacteraceae bacterium genomic stretch:
- a CDS encoding M6 family metalloprotease domain-containing protein produces the protein MKKSVLALLVIFVSMLSAQMVPHPNLLEKIKNGEINIPYALKNYKELKERGVSTGWTSEELTKQNSIMKKEDIHRTYGPAKAASGEFNAIFLFVEFSDQESQVSVSFFDDLLFANTASSMWGYFDEVTYGNLDLITADMPSTIGWVTMPNTYDYYVGGENGFGNFPANAQGLTRDVVQLVDPYIDFSLYDNDGDGEIEALFIVHTGPGAEYTGSDDDIWSHAWAIPGGYMTDDGVEAYRYSMEPEYWSTPGDMTIGVYAHEMGHSVFGLPDVYDTDYTSNGVGRWSLMAGGSWNGNNGATPAWPDAWNHIQMGYFTPTNVTTDLIGESITAMTTEADIYKIWKDGVPGNQYFLVQNRQRTKYDAGIPGSGLLIWHIDETKNGNSQEWYPGKTNSGNYLVALEQADNNYDLEKGVNSGDTRDPFPGQTNNIQFNFLSSPSSNAYNGTSTYVSVENISASGNEMTADLKISQPAEYLQVASPNGGESWQGSSSKTIQWSSNGVNEVDIELSIDNGSTWTVIEEDLDASTGEYEWVVPNTPSAECLIRVTDSGDNSNIDESNSTFTITAAPVVEVMSPNGGEEFKVGEQVEITWTSASVTSVKIQYSTDNGNTWQNVIVITPSDGSYNWTVPDKPSEECLVKIIDISNGNVVDESDDVFTIMGSAALQLMSPNGGEVYLGGETVEITWSSSNVENVKIEYSMNNGSSWNVIVSETESNGSYNWVLPDEYSNEVLVRITDASNGTLVDQSDDVFTVNSTTSVEEESVPLTYSLEQNYPNPFNPSTQIKFGLPFESNVKLKIYNILGQTIGELVNQSLQSGYHTFEWNAGNLTSGIYFYSIEANSINGDKSFNSVKKMLLVK, from the coding sequence ATGAAAAAATCAGTTTTAGCGCTATTGGTAATCTTTGTATCCATGCTTAGCGCACAGATGGTTCCTCATCCAAATTTATTAGAAAAAATTAAAAACGGAGAAATTAATATTCCCTATGCTCTTAAAAATTATAAAGAATTGAAAGAAAGAGGAGTATCTACCGGCTGGACTTCGGAAGAATTAACTAAGCAAAATTCTATTATGAAAAAAGAAGATATTCATAGAACATACGGACCGGCAAAAGCTGCATCCGGTGAGTTTAATGCAATATTTCTTTTTGTAGAATTTTCGGATCAAGAATCACAAGTATCTGTTAGTTTTTTTGATGATCTTTTATTCGCGAACACCGCAAGCAGCATGTGGGGTTATTTTGATGAAGTCACTTACGGAAATTTGGATTTGATAACAGCAGATATGCCATCTACAATCGGCTGGGTTACTATGCCCAATACTTATGATTATTATGTGGGGGGAGAAAATGGTTTCGGAAATTTTCCGGCTAACGCACAAGGATTAACAAGAGATGTGGTTCAACTTGTAGATCCTTATATTGATTTTTCTTTATACGATAACGATGGTGACGGAGAAATCGAAGCTTTATTTATTGTGCATACAGGTCCCGGAGCGGAATATACCGGAAGCGATGATGATATTTGGTCTCACGCTTGGGCGATCCCCGGTGGTTATATGACCGATGACGGAGTTGAAGCTTACAGATATTCAATGGAGCCCGAGTATTGGTCAACCCCCGGTGATATGACAATTGGAGTTTATGCTCATGAAATGGGACACTCGGTTTTTGGTTTGCCAGATGTTTATGATACTGATTACACATCGAATGGTGTTGGTCGCTGGAGTCTAATGGCAGGCGGAAGCTGGAATGGTAATAACGGTGCAACTCCTGCTTGGCCGGATGCATGGAATCACATTCAAATGGGTTACTTTACGCCGACAAATGTTACAACAGATTTAATCGGTGAATCAATTACTGCTATGACAACTGAAGCAGATATTTATAAAATTTGGAAAGACGGTGTTCCGGGCAATCAATATTTTTTGGTTCAGAATAGACAGCGGACAAAGTACGATGCGGGAATTCCGGGAAGCGGATTATTAATTTGGCATATCGATGAAACAAAAAACGGAAATTCGCAGGAATGGTATCCCGGTAAAACAAACAGCGGAAATTACCTTGTTGCACTAGAACAAGCAGATAATAATTACGATTTAGAAAAAGGCGTCAATAGTGGTGATACACGCGATCCATTCCCTGGGCAAACAAACAACATCCAATTTAATTTTCTAAGCAGTCCGTCATCAAACGCATATAATGGAACTAGCACTTATGTATCGGTGGAAAATATAAGTGCATCCGGTAATGAAATGACTGCGGATTTAAAAATTTCTCAACCGGCTGAATATTTACAAGTCGCATCACCAAACGGTGGTGAGTCTTGGCAGGGAAGTTCGAGTAAAACTATCCAATGGTCAAGCAACGGTGTTAATGAAGTTGATATTGAATTAAGCATCGACAACGGTTCAACATGGACAGTTATTGAAGAAGATTTAGATGCGTCAACCGGAGAATATGAATGGGTTGTTCCTAATACCCCATCAGCAGAATGTTTAATTAGAGTCACCGATTCGGGAGATAACTCAAACATTGACGAAAGTAACTCAACATTTACTATTACGGCAGCTCCCGTTGTTGAAGTAATGAGTCCAAACGGCGGTGAAGAATTTAAAGTCGGTGAACAAGTTGAAATTACATGGACAAGCGCAAGTGTAACAAGTGTGAAAATTCAATACTCAACTGATAACGGAAATACTTGGCAGAATGTGATTGTAATAACCCCATCTGATGGATCATATAACTGGACTGTACCGGACAAACCTTCGGAAGAATGTCTAGTGAAGATTATAGATATATCAAACGGAAATGTTGTAGATGAAAGTGATGATGTATTTACAATAATGGGAAGTGCCGCACTACAATTAATGAGTCCGAATGGCGGTGAAGTTTATTTAGGCGGTGAAACTGTCGAAATTACTTGGAGCAGTTCTAACGTTGAAAACGTAAAAATAGAATACTCTATGAATAACGGAAGTTCTTGGAATGTTATCGTTTCCGAAACAGAATCTAATGGTTCATATAATTGGGTTCTTCCCGACGAATATTCAAATGAAGTGTTGGTCAGAATTACCGATGCATCAAACGGTACATTGGTTGATCAAAGCGATGATGTATTTACAGTTAATTCAACAACTTCTGTTGAAGAAGAAAGTGTTCCTTTGACATATTCACTTGAGCAAAATTATCCAAACCCATTTAATCCGAGCACGCAGATTAAATTTGGTTTACCTTTTGAAAGCAATGTTAAGTTGAAGATTTACAATATACTTGGACAGACAATTGGAGAGTTAGTAAACCAATCATTACAAAGCGGTTATCATACTTTTGAATGGAATGCGGGTAATCTAACATCCGGGATTTATTTCTATTCGATTGAAGCAAATTCTATTAACGGAGATAAATCATTTAACTCGGTTAAGAAAATGTTACTCGTAAAATAG
- the mnmE gene encoding tRNA uridine-5-carboxymethylaminomethyl(34) synthesis GTPase MnmE, whose amino-acid sequence MTEIISNTEDTIVALATPSGVGAISVIRVSGPDSINSVNKIFNGKADLIGCKSHTIHYGKIVYAENIIDDVLISVFKAPNSYTGEDSVEISTHGSQLIVQKIIEAIIAQDVRLAEPGEFTKRAFLNGRIDLAQAEAVIDVINSRTEASLRGARNQLDGILSAKVDELREMLINTSSILELELDFAEEDLEFLPKEKIISRIDEILIEIEKLLKSYAFGKVIRDGVNVALVGKPNVGKSSLLNYMLKESRAIVSEIPGTTRDIIREEFSVDGILYRLYDTAGIRLSDDAIEKEGVVRSRDAVRSADLVLFINDIIQGFAEDLNSELLELTNKEKIISVINKIDLDAHSNLNADVKLSAKTGEGIESLFRVMKEKAIGSESYSEKGALVSNLRHYEALKKANDHLRRAKDSVLVGMSGEFIAVDLRNAESSLGEIIGKVTSEDILNNIFAKFCIGK is encoded by the coding sequence TTGACTGAAATTATATCAAATACAGAAGACACAATCGTCGCGCTGGCAACACCGAGCGGAGTTGGAGCTATTTCTGTAATTCGCGTAAGCGGACCAGATAGTATAAACTCAGTTAATAAAATATTTAATGGAAAAGCTGACCTAATCGGTTGTAAATCACATACAATTCATTATGGTAAGATTGTTTATGCGGAAAATATAATCGACGATGTACTTATATCGGTTTTTAAAGCTCCCAACTCTTATACAGGAGAAGATTCGGTAGAGATCAGCACACATGGTAGTCAACTTATTGTTCAGAAAATAATTGAAGCAATAATTGCACAAGATGTTAGATTAGCCGAACCCGGTGAATTTACAAAACGTGCTTTTTTAAATGGTCGAATTGATCTTGCACAAGCTGAAGCAGTTATCGATGTTATCAATTCTAGAACCGAGGCGTCTTTGCGCGGAGCTCGAAATCAACTTGACGGAATACTCTCCGCAAAGGTTGATGAATTACGGGAAATGTTAATTAATACTTCTTCCATCTTAGAGCTTGAATTAGATTTTGCCGAAGAAGATCTTGAGTTTCTTCCTAAAGAGAAAATAATTTCAAGAATTGATGAAATATTAATCGAAATTGAAAAGCTGCTCAAATCATATGCGTTCGGAAAAGTAATTAGAGATGGCGTAAACGTTGCGTTAGTTGGTAAACCCAATGTCGGGAAATCATCACTGCTTAATTACATGCTTAAAGAATCAAGAGCAATTGTTAGCGAAATTCCCGGGACAACCAGAGATATAATTCGTGAAGAATTTTCGGTTGATGGAATTTTGTACAGACTTTATGACACTGCTGGAATCAGATTATCCGATGACGCAATTGAAAAAGAAGGTGTTGTTAGAAGTCGAGACGCTGTGAGAAGTGCAGATTTGGTTTTATTTATTAATGATATTATCCAGGGCTTTGCCGAAGATCTAAATTCCGAACTTCTCGAATTAACAAATAAGGAAAAGATCATTTCTGTCATAAACAAAATTGATTTAGATGCACATTCAAATCTAAACGCGGATGTAAAACTCTCGGCTAAAACCGGAGAAGGAATCGAATCGCTATTTAGAGTAATGAAAGAAAAAGCAATTGGATCAGAAAGTTATAGTGAGAAAGGGGCATTGGTTTCAAACTTGAGACATTATGAAGCTCTAAAGAAAGCGAATGACCATTTGCGAAGAGCAAAAGATTCAGTTTTAGTCGGTATGTCCGGAGAATTTATAGCTGTTGATCTTAGAAATGCCGAAAGTTCACTCGGCGAAATTATCGGTAAAGTAACAAGCGAAGATATTTTGAATAATATTTTTGCAAAATTTTGTATTGGGAAGTAA
- the mnmG gene encoding tRNA uridine-5-carboxymethylaminomethyl(34) synthesis enzyme MnmG codes for MYYDLIVVGAGHAGIEAAVAAAKMGVSVALVTMDKNAVGRMSCNPAIGGSAKGHLVHEIDALGGVMGQIADNSGIQFRILNRSKGPAVWAGRCQSDRKLYSVEAAKIVNTTPNLEIVEDSVIEAIEEDKRIVGVKTLYGNEIKCKALIVCSGTFLNGLMHTGLNSTKGGRFGEQPATGLTESIAKMGFESGRLKTGTPPRLKLDTINYDILEEQPGDENPQPFSRRTDRSRFPFLPQVSCWLTKTDDSVHKILEKGFDRSPMFMGIINGVGPRYCPSIEDKIVRFSDKPSHQIFLEPEGLDSDLIYVNGFSTSLPEEIQREAIAKIPGLENAEMVRPGYAIEYDYFPSYQIDLTLETKLIRGLYFAGQINGTSGYEEAAGQGLVAGINAALNILGRKEEFVLKRNEAYIGVLIDDLVGKSINEPYRMFTSLAEHRLLLRQDNADRRLYEFGNRFGLISDDEFKEMKTREILITKSVEFFEEVKFKPDEINHLLEQKETNVIDNAESISKLTKRPEIQLRDLLYELDHEKYPLAKSLLEDEKALEQVEIELKYEGYIQRQYDLIAKMKKLEEVRIPENFNFLNLKTISNESKEKLHKIRPRSIGQASRISGVSPSDISILLVYLKN; via the coding sequence ATGTATTATGATTTAATTGTGGTCGGTGCCGGACACGCTGGTATTGAAGCGGCGGTTGCTGCCGCAAAGATGGGTGTTTCTGTCGCTTTAGTAACAATGGATAAGAATGCGGTCGGAAGAATGTCATGTAATCCGGCTATTGGTGGAAGCGCAAAAGGTCATTTGGTTCATGAAATTGACGCGCTCGGCGGTGTGATGGGTCAGATTGCAGATAATTCGGGAATACAGTTTAGAATTTTGAATCGATCAAAAGGCCCTGCTGTTTGGGCAGGTAGATGTCAATCAGATAGAAAACTTTATTCGGTTGAAGCAGCCAAGATAGTAAACACCACACCAAATTTGGAAATTGTTGAAGATTCTGTAATAGAAGCAATTGAAGAAGATAAAAGGATTGTCGGTGTAAAAACTCTTTATGGAAATGAAATTAAATGCAAAGCATTGATCGTTTGTTCAGGGACATTTCTCAATGGACTGATGCATACTGGTCTAAATTCTACAAAGGGTGGGAGATTCGGAGAACAACCTGCAACCGGCCTAACTGAATCTATTGCAAAAATGGGATTTGAATCCGGGAGACTAAAAACCGGAACTCCTCCCAGACTAAAACTTGACACTATCAATTATGATATTTTAGAAGAACAACCCGGTGATGAAAATCCACAACCATTTTCTAGAAGAACTGATCGATCACGGTTTCCGTTTCTTCCTCAAGTAAGCTGCTGGTTAACCAAAACTGACGATTCAGTTCACAAAATTCTAGAAAAAGGTTTTGACCGTTCACCAATGTTTATGGGAATTATAAACGGAGTGGGTCCCCGGTATTGTCCTTCAATCGAAGATAAAATTGTAAGATTCTCCGATAAACCAAGTCATCAAATCTTTCTAGAACCAGAAGGCTTGGATTCGGATTTGATTTATGTAAACGGATTTTCAACCTCACTTCCTGAAGAAATTCAACGAGAAGCAATTGCAAAAATACCCGGCTTGGAAAATGCTGAAATGGTTCGTCCTGGATACGCAATTGAATATGACTATTTTCCGTCCTACCAAATTGATCTTACACTGGAAACTAAATTAATTAGGGGACTTTACTTTGCCGGACAAATTAATGGAACATCCGGGTACGAGGAAGCTGCCGGACAAGGTTTGGTTGCCGGGATAAATGCAGCTCTAAATATTCTTGGCAGAAAAGAAGAGTTTGTTTTAAAAAGAAACGAGGCTTATATAGGCGTTCTGATTGATGATCTAGTTGGTAAATCAATAAACGAACCTTATAGAATGTTTACTTCGCTTGCCGAACATAGATTGCTGCTTAGACAAGACAATGCCGATAGAAGATTATATGAATTCGGTAATAGATTCGGTTTGATAAGTGATGATGAATTTAAAGAAATGAAAACAAGAGAAATCCTTATTACAAAAAGTGTTGAATTTTTTGAAGAAGTTAAATTCAAACCCGATGAAATCAATCATCTTCTTGAACAAAAGGAAACCAATGTTATTGATAATGCTGAATCAATAAGCAAATTAACAAAGCGACCTGAGATACAGCTTAGAGATCTTCTTTATGAACTTGATCATGAAAAATATCCTTTAGCAAAATCTCTTCTTGAAGATGAAAAAGCACTTGAACAAGTAGAAATAGAATTGAAATATGAAGGATATATTCAGCGTCAATATGATCTAATTGCGAAGATGAAAAAACTAGAGGAAGTTAGAATACCAGAAAATTTTAATTTTTTGAACTTAAAAACTATTTCCAACGAATCTAAAGAGAAATTACATAAAATTAGACCTCGGTCAATAGGACAGGCATCTCGAATTTCGGGTGTGTCACCTTCTGATATTTCTATTTTATTAGTATATTTGAAGAATTAA
- the rsmG gene encoding 16S rRNA (guanine(527)-N(7))-methyltransferase RsmG, translating to MDLQEQYLRELRQFFWENGITPDEYQLERMAHFADLVIKKNQQVNLISRRDEKNIIENHVFISAFISEFIPQKLKYFLDIGTGGGFPGIPLAITRPMLRGVLADSTAKKIEAVDEFIDKLKLSNIVAENNRVESPEFKEKYANKFDLIVSRGTVPLIILFRYSIPLIQEKAYIIAIKGGNLEEEYKTAEMKYKSYIKKSTIFELGYKPTNIKNKKGKKLVFLELSK from the coding sequence TTGGATCTACAAGAACAATATTTAAGAGAGCTTAGACAATTCTTTTGGGAAAACGGAATTACTCCTGATGAATATCAACTTGAACGTATGGCACACTTTGCCGATTTGGTTATTAAGAAAAATCAGCAAGTTAATTTAATCTCACGACGAGATGAAAAAAACATAATTGAAAACCATGTTTTTATTTCAGCATTCATTTCAGAATTCATACCACAAAAATTAAAGTACTTTCTAGATATTGGAACAGGCGGCGGTTTTCCTGGAATTCCACTTGCGATAACTCGTCCAATGCTTAGAGGTGTTTTAGCTGATTCAACCGCAAAAAAAATTGAAGCTGTTGATGAGTTTATTGATAAGCTGAAATTAAGCAACATTGTTGCCGAAAATAACAGAGTCGAATCGCCGGAATTCAAAGAAAAGTATGCAAATAAATTTGATTTAATTGTCAGCAGGGGAACTGTACCTCTAATTATTCTATTTCGATATTCAATTCCTTTGATTCAAGAGAAAGCATATATTATTGCAATTAAAGGCGGCAATTTAGAAGAAGAATATAAAACAGCAGAAATGAAATATAAATCCTACATAAAAAAATCTACAATCTTTGAATTAGGTTACAAACCAACCAACATAAAAAATAAAAAGGGGAAGAAGCTTGTCTTCCTCGAATTGAGTAAATAA
- a CDS encoding retropepsin-like aspartic protease: MKKIFTSIILISTILFSQEQLPITINDYGLIFIKVKVNDESGTFLLDTGGGAHVLSNNFFNKIKGETDEAGFYTGFRHNGERIDTRVYTANSISVGSLNQIEPKIGMYPPLDQYGIDGILSLMIFKNTAFTIDFINLEVILETKESLFELEKLSEIHPILFDSERDLVLDMFIKICLNDSVSLLAEFDTGAGFETFLLNKFYADKFNLPLDSLNNTNCKLSLCGSETISNNKKSATVKDDLIYEGLIGSGLFKNSKLTIDIPNKRILVSK, from the coding sequence GTGAAAAAAATATTTACTTCAATAATACTCATATCAACAATTCTATTCTCGCAAGAACAACTACCAATCACAATAAATGATTACGGTTTAATTTTCATAAAAGTAAAAGTCAATGATGAATCCGGAACTTTTTTATTAGATACCGGCGGCGGCGCTCATGTTTTATCAAATAATTTTTTTAATAAGATCAAAGGTGAAACCGACGAAGCGGGATTTTATACCGGTTTTAGGCATAACGGTGAAAGAATAGATACTAGAGTTTACACAGCAAACTCAATTAGTGTCGGAAGCCTAAATCAAATAGAACCAAAAATTGGAATGTATCCACCATTAGATCAGTACGGTATTGATGGAATTCTTTCATTGATGATTTTTAAGAACACAGCTTTTACAATTGACTTTATAAATCTGGAAGTCATACTAGAAACTAAGGAAAGTTTATTTGAGTTAGAGAAATTGTCAGAAATTCATCCAATATTATTTGATAGCGAAAGAGATTTAGTTCTTGATATGTTTATAAAAATTTGTCTTAACGACTCAGTTTCACTCCTTGCGGAATTTGACACCGGAGCCGGATTTGAAACTTTTCTATTGAATAAATTTTACGCCGATAAATTTAACCTACCACTCGATTCGCTTAATAACACAAATTGTAAACTATCACTTTGCGGAAGTGAAACTATATCAAATAATAAAAAGTCAGCTACTGTAAAAGATGATTTAATCTATGAAGGCTTAATTGGTAGTGGACTTTTCAAAAATTCAAAATTAACAATCGATATACCAAATAAACGGATTCTTGTAAGCAAATAG
- a CDS encoding methyl-accepting chemotaxis protein, with protein MKKIFTYKNWNIFSKVFSLALLIITPMLLFFILKFMPSVENKLMSEKQRNVKNTVEVAYGIIEHYGSLASKGELTFSDAQTSALAEIEKLRYQSVEYFWINDLNHKMLMHPINPKLNNQSVADHKDPNGKYLFREMVDLAKKEGEGFIDYMWPKPGFSEPVHKTSFVKSFKEWGWVVGSGIYLDDVEADLAGYRNDIIIFLISLVLFSLLVGFFTAKKISKPIKELETAAGKVSGGDTDVKVSNNSADEVGRLTSSFNLMVENIKRSIEEVNKKSAEAEKAASEAKAAEQLAQSQQEYLSKNTKIILAEMEKFSNGDLTVHVQPENENDDIGRLFLGFNSATEKIKDMIKSVTEAIQATASASTQISSSSEQMAAGAQEQSTQAHEVASSVEEMTKTITEMAQNATAANQSSNESLSQANSGSDAIERSRAGFEKIIISAERIGQIISSLNLKTDQISEIIQVIDEIADQTNLLALNAAIEAARAGEEGRGFAVVADEVKKLAERTSGATKKITDTIKTLQIEANEANNSMVETRQAVEEGKRFNEEVERVLSSIKESTENVNSQIYQLATASEEQSTVAEEISRNIESISAVTSQSAMGVQQIAQAAEDLNNLTDRLQQLINQFKYVDEKENRNYIHYAQKRGKKLQVA; from the coding sequence ATGAAAAAAATATTTACATATAAAAATTGGAATATCTTCAGCAAAGTCTTCAGTCTTGCATTGCTGATTATTACACCAATGCTGCTGTTCTTCATATTAAAATTTATGCCTTCAGTAGAAAATAAACTTATGTCCGAAAAACAACGCAACGTAAAAAATACAGTTGAAGTTGCGTATGGAATAATTGAACATTACGGAAGTCTTGCATCGAAAGGTGAACTAACTTTTAGTGATGCTCAAACATCAGCACTTGCAGAAATTGAAAAACTCAGATATCAATCGGTTGAATACTTTTGGATAAATGATCTCAATCATAAAATGTTGATGCACCCAATAAATCCCAAACTGAACAATCAATCGGTGGCGGATCATAAAGATCCAAACGGAAAATATCTATTCAGAGAAATGGTTGATCTGGCAAAAAAAGAAGGTGAAGGTTTCATCGATTACATGTGGCCAAAACCCGGATTTAGCGAACCGGTTCATAAAACATCTTTTGTAAAATCATTTAAAGAATGGGGATGGGTTGTTGGCAGTGGAATTTACCTTGATGATGTTGAAGCTGACTTAGCCGGTTACAGAAATGATATTATAATTTTTCTAATTTCTTTGGTTCTCTTTTCTCTTTTAGTTGGATTTTTTACCGCTAAGAAAATTTCTAAACCGATAAAAGAATTAGAAACTGCAGCCGGAAAAGTATCAGGTGGCGATACAGATGTAAAGGTATCAAACAATTCAGCAGATGAGGTGGGAAGACTTACAAGCTCATTCAATTTGATGGTTGAAAATATAAAACGATCAATCGAAGAGGTTAACAAGAAAAGTGCTGAAGCCGAAAAAGCCGCATCAGAAGCTAAAGCGGCAGAACAGCTTGCACAATCTCAACAAGAGTATCTTTCAAAAAACACAAAAATAATATTGGCCGAAATGGAAAAATTCTCCAATGGAGATTTGACCGTACATGTTCAACCCGAAAATGAAAATGATGATATTGGAAGACTATTTCTCGGATTCAATTCAGCTACCGAAAAAATTAAAGACATGATTAAAAGTGTTACTGAGGCAATTCAAGCAACCGCAAGTGCAAGCACGCAAATCTCATCAAGTTCGGAACAGATGGCTGCCGGTGCGCAAGAGCAAAGTACACAAGCACATGAGGTTGCAAGTTCTGTTGAAGAGATGACAAAAACGATTACGGAAATGGCACAGAATGCGACCGCCGCAAATCAATCTTCAAATGAATCTTTATCACAAGCAAATTCAGGTTCTGATGCAATTGAAAGATCAAGAGCGGGATTTGAAAAAATAATTATATCAGCGGAAAGAATAGGACAAATAATTTCATCTCTTAATCTCAAGACAGATCAAATCAGTGAAATTATTCAAGTCATTGATGAGATTGCCGATCAAACAAATCTCCTCGCGCTTAATGCCGCAATCGAAGCCGCAAGAGCGGGAGAAGAAGGACGCGGTTTTGCAGTTGTTGCAGATGAAGTTAAAAAATTAGCCGAAAGAACTTCGGGAGCAACTAAAAAAATAACTGATACCATAAAAACACTGCAGATTGAAGCAAATGAAGCTAATAATTCGATGGTAGAAACCAGACAAGCGGTTGAGGAAGGTAAACGGTTCAATGAAGAGGTTGAAAGAGTATTGTCCTCTATTAAAGAGAGTACGGAAAATGTTAACTCACAAATTTACCAACTAGCTACGGCAAGCGAAGAACAATCAACAGTTGCGGAAGAAATCAGTAGAAACATCGAATCTATTTCTGCCGTTACTTCACAATCGGCAATGGGAGTTCAACAAATTGCGCAGGCTGCCGAAGATCTTAATAACTTAACGGATAGATTGCAACAATTAATAAACCAGTTCAAGTATGTTGATGAAAAAGAAAATAGAAATTACATCCATTATGCTCAGAAAAGGGGTAAGAAACTTCAAGTAGCTTAA
- a CDS encoding GW dipeptide domain-containing protein — MKFKALAIVLILALVFIGCSDEKQEETAQGTNQTQMAPDAHKVVVKEVLQANAYTYLRVDENGKEDWIAITKRGDIEEGMTLYYSDAMEMKNFHSTDLDKDFESVWFVQTVSDQPLNVNPNMGGAMPHSNVKPKPVEDVKVDPVAGGITIAQLFDNKSSYNEKSVKIRGKVVKVNNGIMGRNWVHIQDGTGDEANYDLTVTTDATLQVGQIVVVEGFVTLDKDFGSGYKYDVILEDSKVTPEASM, encoded by the coding sequence ATGAAATTCAAAGCATTAGCAATCGTTTTAATTTTAGCTTTAGTTTTTATTGGCTGTTCTGATGAAAAACAAGAAGAAACTGCACAAGGTACAAACCAGACTCAAATGGCGCCCGATGCACATAAAGTTGTAGTTAAAGAAGTTCTTCAAGCAAACGCTTATACATATCTTCGTGTTGATGAGAACGGCAAGGAAGATTGGATTGCAATCACAAAAAGAGGTGATATTGAAGAAGGTATGACTCTTTATTATTCCGACGCAATGGAAATGAAAAACTTCCACAGTACTGATCTTGATAAAGATTTCGAATCAGTTTGGTTTGTTCAAACCGTTAGCGATCAACCACTTAATGTAAATCCCAATATGGGCGGAGCAATGCCTCATTCAAATGTAAAACCAAAACCAGTTGAGGATGTTAAAGTTGATCCAGTTGCCGGTGGAATTACAATCGCCCAACTTTTTGATAATAAATCTTCTTATAACGAGAAATCAGTTAAAATAAGAGGTAAAGTAGTTAAGGTTAATAATGGAATAATGGGACGCAATTGGGTTCACATTCAAGACGGAACAGGCGATGAAGCAAATTATGATTTAACCGTAACAACAGACGCAACATTACAAGTTGGACAGATTGTTGTTGTTGAAGGATTTGTAACTCTTGATAAAGATTTTGGTTCAGGTTATAAATACGATGTGATCTTAGAAGACTCAAAAGTAACACCCGAAGCTTCAATGTAA